From the Apis cerana isolate GH-2021 linkage group LG3, AcerK_1.0, whole genome shotgun sequence genome, one window contains:
- the LOC107998252 gene encoding large ribosomal subunit protein eL27: MVKIMKTGKVVLVLSGRYAGRKAIIMRNYDDGTTEKQYGHAMVAGIDRYPRKVHKRMGKAKIHKRSKIKPFVKVLNYNHLMPTRYTVDLHWDKVTPKDLKDPMKRKKIRFQTRVKFEEKYKSGKNKWFFQKLRF, from the exons ATGGTGAAGATTATGAAAACAGGAAAAGTAGTATTGGTCCTTAGTGGCCGATATGCTGGAAGAAAAGCTATCATTATGCGTAACTATGATGATGGAACTACAGAAAAACAATATGGACATGCAATGGTAGCTGGTATTGACCGATATCCACGTAAAGTACACAAAAGAATGGGTAAAGCAAAGATTCACAAACGTTCTAAAATCAAACCATTTGTGAaa gtattaaattataatcatttgatGCCAACAAGATATACTGTAGATTTACATTGGGATAAAGTAACACCTAAAGATCTTAAAGATCCAATGAAACGCAAGAAGATACGATTCCAAACTCGtgttaaatttgaagaaaa gtaCAAATCTGGTAAAAACAAATGGTTCTTCCAAAAATTacggttttaa
- the LOC107998251 gene encoding dynactin subunit 2 isoform X2: MLLAKELIFQIEYHSNQELAININFRFGDWELPGEGEKETLIQKYQRLQCEIKELYEEVNDLKEKMGEDEVKSVAGVISQVQLLEKQLDSLKLEECLGADLVATLSDPQGTRMKQLISQIEAFKQTSILTSDTDSKVQNIKDDKTNKTEPGVLKYQMMYLPEKARMQEAARIALLEQRLCNLESIIGTTSDKLSKFSQNLKSQGVMEALQELGAKAALLDTYQLDIIESRLATLIHRMDNIAQKKTALTLDSEQEQKISEMYDIMKQTETMSQILPQTVNRMLALNTIHQQAATFNKSLTRLEELQSQITSDLESNKSLLKGVQESFASNLEIIKNNIESLDERIKKLNK, from the exons Ggctataa atataaattttagatttggaGATTGGGAATTACctggagaaggagaaaaagaaacccttattcaaaaatatcaacgtttacaatgtgaaattaaagaattatatgaaGAAGTGAatgatttaaaa gaaaaaatgGGAGAAGATGAAGTAAAATCTGTTGCTGGTGTGATTTCTCAAGTACAACTTCTAGAAAAACAATTAGATTCcttaaaattagaagaatgCCTTGGAGCTGATCTTGTTGCTACTCTGTCTGATCCACAAGGCACAAGAATGAA ACAATTGATATCACAAATAGAAGCATTCAAGCAAACTAGTATTCTTACTTCTGATACTGATTCAAAagtgcaaaatataaaagatgataaaactaataaaacaGAACCTGGTGTACTCAAATATCAGATGATGTATCTTCCAGAAAAAGCAAGAATGCAAGAAGCAGCAAGAATTGCATTACTTGAACAAAGGCTTTGCAATTTAGAAAGTATCATTGGAACAACTAGTGATAAACTTTCCAAATTTTCACAG aatctcAAAAGTCAAGGAGTAATGGAAGCTCTTCAAGAATTAGGAGCAAAAGCTGCATTACTAGATACTTatcaattagatataattgaaaGTCGATTAGCTACACTAATTCATAGGATGGATAATATTGCACAGAAAAAAACTGCATTAACATTAGATTCAGAACAAGAACAAAAA attTCAGAAATGTATGATATCATGAAACAGACAGAAACTATGTCACAAATTTTACCACAAACTGTAAATCGAATGTTGGCTTTAAATACCATTCACCAACAAG ctgCTACATTCAACAAATCTTTAACACGTTTAGAAGAATTACAATCACAAATAACATCTGATTTGGAGAGTAATAAATCTCTTTTAAAAGGAGTTCAAGAAAGCTTTGCatcaaatttagaaattataaaaaataacatagaaTCATTAGATGAACgtattaaaaaacttaataagtga
- the LOC107998246 gene encoding 4-hydroxyphenylpyruvate dioxygenase isoform X1: MTTYTDKGPKPLGGKFISFDHLKFWVGNAKQAASYYCNRLGFEPLGYRGLETGSRRVASHVIKQNQIIFIFESAYEPDNEEMGSYLSRHGDGVRDIAFNVENIDIIVKIAKERGAVIVKDIWEENDKYGTVKFATIKTYGNTYHTLIDRSKYKGFFLPGFQKLSEDIFSKNLPKVGLNFVDHVVGNQPDKQMELVAKWYERCLQFHRFWSVDDTQLHTEYSALRSIVMTNWEETVKMPINEPAPGKKRSQIQEYVEYYGGAGVQHIALNTNDIITAKTFVILQIENLRARGMEFLDVPDTYYDMLRNRLKTNGIKILEDLNILQKLKILIDYDENGYLLQIFTKNMQDRPTLFIEIIQRHNHNVGINIIIKIQITIKIIIIFVPGIWSWKFPSTL; the protein is encoded by the exons ATG actaCATATACAGATAAAGGACCGAAG cCTTTAGGTgggaaatttatatctttcgatCATCTTAAATTTTGGGTTGGAAATGCAAAACAG GCAGCTAGTTATTATTGCAATAGATTGGGTTTTGAACCGTTAGGTTACCGTGGTTTAGAAACTGGTTCTAGGCGCGTGGCATCACATGTCATTAAACAAAATCAG attatttttatttttgaatcagCCTATGAACCTGATAATGAAGAAATGGGAAGTTATCTTTCTCGACATGGAGATGGTGTTCGTGATATTGCTTTCAATGTTGAGAATATAGATATCATTGTAAAA atcgcAAAAGAAAGAGGAGCCGTAATAGTAAAAGACATATGGGaagaaaacgataaatatGGTACTGTAAAATTTGCTACTATAAAAACT tacgGAAACACATATCATACACTAatagatcgatcgaaatataaaggattttttttgccaggatttcaaaaattatcagaagatatattttcaaaaaattt ACCAAAAGTAGGATTAAATTTTGTGGATCACGTTGTTGGTAATCAACCTGATAAACAAATGGAACTAGTAGCAAAATG GTATGAACGATGTTTgcaatttcatcgattttgGTCAGTAGATGATACTCAATTGCATACAGAATATTCAGCTCTGCGTTCTATCGTAATGACGAATTGGGAGGAAACTGTGAAAATGCCTATAAACGAACCTGCTCCTGGCAAAAAACGTTCGCAAATTCAAGAATACGTTGAATATTATGGAGGAGCAGGAGTGCAACATATTGCTCTTAATACAAACGATATAATTACAgct aaaactttTGTTATTCTACAGATAGAAAACTTGCGAGCTCGAGGAATGGAATTCTTGGATGTTCCAGATACTTATTATGATATGTTAAGAAATCGTTTGAAAACTAatggtataaaaattttagaagatcTTAATATACTTCag aaattaaaaattttaattgattatgatgaaaatggctatcttttacaaatatttaccaAAAATATGCAAGATCGACCAACTCTTTtcatagaaattattcaaagacATAATCATAATGtaggtattaatataattattaaaattcagataacaataaaaattataattatttttgttccaGGGATTTGGAGCTGGAAATTTCCAAGCACTCTTTGA
- the LOC107998246 gene encoding 4-hydroxyphenylpyruvate dioxygenase isoform X3, protein MTTYTDKGPKPLGGKFISFDHLKFWVGNAKQAASYYCNRLGFEPLGYRGLETGSRRVASHVIKQNQIIFIFESAYEPDNEEMGSYLSRHGDGVRDIAFNVENIDIIVKIAKERGAVIVKDIWEENDKYGTVKFATIKTYGNTYHTLIDRSKYKGFFLPGFQKLSEDIFSKNLPKVGLNFVDHVVGNQPDKQMELVAKWYERCLQFHRFWSVDDTQLHTEYSALRSIVMTNWEETVKMPINEPAPGKKRSQIQEYVEYYGGAGVQHIALNTNDIITAKTFVILQIENLRARGMEFLDVPDTYYDMLRNRLKTNGIKILEDLNILQKLKILIDYDENGYLLQIFTKNMQDRPTLFIEIIQRHNHNGFGAGNFQALFEAIEMEQAKRGNL, encoded by the exons ATG actaCATATACAGATAAAGGACCGAAG cCTTTAGGTgggaaatttatatctttcgatCATCTTAAATTTTGGGTTGGAAATGCAAAACAG GCAGCTAGTTATTATTGCAATAGATTGGGTTTTGAACCGTTAGGTTACCGTGGTTTAGAAACTGGTTCTAGGCGCGTGGCATCACATGTCATTAAACAAAATCAG attatttttatttttgaatcagCCTATGAACCTGATAATGAAGAAATGGGAAGTTATCTTTCTCGACATGGAGATGGTGTTCGTGATATTGCTTTCAATGTTGAGAATATAGATATCATTGTAAAA atcgcAAAAGAAAGAGGAGCCGTAATAGTAAAAGACATATGGGaagaaaacgataaatatGGTACTGTAAAATTTGCTACTATAAAAACT tacgGAAACACATATCATACACTAatagatcgatcgaaatataaaggattttttttgccaggatttcaaaaattatcagaagatatattttcaaaaaattt ACCAAAAGTAGGATTAAATTTTGTGGATCACGTTGTTGGTAATCAACCTGATAAACAAATGGAACTAGTAGCAAAATG GTATGAACGATGTTTgcaatttcatcgattttgGTCAGTAGATGATACTCAATTGCATACAGAATATTCAGCTCTGCGTTCTATCGTAATGACGAATTGGGAGGAAACTGTGAAAATGCCTATAAACGAACCTGCTCCTGGCAAAAAACGTTCGCAAATTCAAGAATACGTTGAATATTATGGAGGAGCAGGAGTGCAACATATTGCTCTTAATACAAACGATATAATTACAgct aaaactttTGTTATTCTACAGATAGAAAACTTGCGAGCTCGAGGAATGGAATTCTTGGATGTTCCAGATACTTATTATGATATGTTAAGAAATCGTTTGAAAACTAatggtataaaaattttagaagatcTTAATATACTTCag aaattaaaaattttaattgattatgatgaaaatggctatcttttacaaatatttaccaAAAATATGCAAGATCGACCAACTCTTTtcatagaaattattcaaagacATAATCATAAT GGATTTGGAGCTGGAAATTTCCAAGCACTCTTTGAAGCTATTGAAATGGAACAAGCTAAACGtggcaatttataa
- the LOC107998246 gene encoding 4-hydroxyphenylpyruvate dioxygenase isoform X2 — protein sequence MTTYTDKGPKPLGGKFISFDHLKFWVGNAKQAASYYCNRLGFEPLGYRGLETGSRRVASHVIKQNQIIFIFESAYEPDNEEMGSYLSRHGDGVRDIAFNVENIDIIVKIAKERGAVIVKDIWEENDKYGTVKFATIKTYGNTYHTLIDRSKYKGFFLPGFQKLSEDIFSKNLPKVGLNFVDHVVGNQPDKQMELVAKWYERCLQFHRFWSVDDTQLHTEYSALRSIVMTNWEETVKMPINEPAPGKKRSQIQEYVEYYGGAGVQHIALNTNDIITAIENLRARGMEFLDVPDTYYDMLRNRLKTNGIKILEDLNILQKLKILIDYDENGYLLQIFTKNMQDRPTLFIEIIQRHNHNVGINIIIKIQITIKIIIIFVPGIWSWKFPSTL from the exons ATG actaCATATACAGATAAAGGACCGAAG cCTTTAGGTgggaaatttatatctttcgatCATCTTAAATTTTGGGTTGGAAATGCAAAACAG GCAGCTAGTTATTATTGCAATAGATTGGGTTTTGAACCGTTAGGTTACCGTGGTTTAGAAACTGGTTCTAGGCGCGTGGCATCACATGTCATTAAACAAAATCAG attatttttatttttgaatcagCCTATGAACCTGATAATGAAGAAATGGGAAGTTATCTTTCTCGACATGGAGATGGTGTTCGTGATATTGCTTTCAATGTTGAGAATATAGATATCATTGTAAAA atcgcAAAAGAAAGAGGAGCCGTAATAGTAAAAGACATATGGGaagaaaacgataaatatGGTACTGTAAAATTTGCTACTATAAAAACT tacgGAAACACATATCATACACTAatagatcgatcgaaatataaaggattttttttgccaggatttcaaaaattatcagaagatatattttcaaaaaattt ACCAAAAGTAGGATTAAATTTTGTGGATCACGTTGTTGGTAATCAACCTGATAAACAAATGGAACTAGTAGCAAAATG GTATGAACGATGTTTgcaatttcatcgattttgGTCAGTAGATGATACTCAATTGCATACAGAATATTCAGCTCTGCGTTCTATCGTAATGACGAATTGGGAGGAAACTGTGAAAATGCCTATAAACGAACCTGCTCCTGGCAAAAAACGTTCGCAAATTCAAGAATACGTTGAATATTATGGAGGAGCAGGAGTGCAACATATTGCTCTTAATACAAACGATATAATTACAgct ATAGAAAACTTGCGAGCTCGAGGAATGGAATTCTTGGATGTTCCAGATACTTATTATGATATGTTAAGAAATCGTTTGAAAACTAatggtataaaaattttagaagatcTTAATATACTTCag aaattaaaaattttaattgattatgatgaaaatggctatcttttacaaatatttaccaAAAATATGCAAGATCGACCAACTCTTTtcatagaaattattcaaagacATAATCATAATGtaggtattaatataattattaaaattcagataacaataaaaattataattatttttgttccaGGGATTTGGAGCTGGAAATTTCCAAGCACTCTTTGA
- the LOC107998247 gene encoding probable nuclear transport factor 2 isoform X2 codes for MALNPQYEVIGKGFVQQYYAMFDDPAQRPNLINMYNTESSFMTFEGLQIQGAIKIMEKLTSLTFQKINRIITAIDSQPMFDGGVLINVLGRLQTDEDQPHAYIQTFVLKPIGTSFYVQHDIFRLALHNTV; via the exons ATGGCATTAAACCCCCAATATGAAGTTATCGGAAAGGGTTTCGTACAACAGTATTATGCGATGTTTGACGATCCTGCTCAAAgaccaaatttaataaatatgtataat ACCGAGTCATCTTTCATGACATTTGAGGGTTTGCAAATACAAGGTGCTATTAAAATCATGGAAAAACTAACT agtttaacatttcaaaaaataaatcggatAATAACTGCTATTGATTCACAACCAATGTTTGATGGTGGCGTACTCATTAATGTTTTAGGAAGGTTGCAG ACTGATGAGGATCAGCCCCATGCATACATCCAGACATTTGTCCTGAAGCCAATTGGTACCAGCTTTTACGTGCAGCATGACATCTTCAGACTTGCTCTGCATAACACGGTTTAG
- the LOC107998246 gene encoding 4-hydroxyphenylpyruvate dioxygenase isoform X4 produces MTTYTDKGPKPLGGKFISFDHLKFWVGNAKQAASYYCNRLGFEPLGYRGLETGSRRVASHVIKQNQIIFIFESAYEPDNEEMGSYLSRHGDGVRDIAFNVENIDIIVKIAKERGAVIVKDIWEENDKYGTVKFATIKTYGNTYHTLIDRSKYKGFFLPGFQKLSEDIFSKNLPKVGLNFVDHVVGNQPDKQMELVAKWYERCLQFHRFWSVDDTQLHTEYSALRSIVMTNWEETVKMPINEPAPGKKRSQIQEYVEYYGGAGVQHIALNTNDIITAIENLRARGMEFLDVPDTYYDMLRNRLKTNGIKILEDLNILQKLKILIDYDENGYLLQIFTKNMQDRPTLFIEIIQRHNHNGFGAGNFQALFEAIEMEQAKRGNL; encoded by the exons ATG actaCATATACAGATAAAGGACCGAAG cCTTTAGGTgggaaatttatatctttcgatCATCTTAAATTTTGGGTTGGAAATGCAAAACAG GCAGCTAGTTATTATTGCAATAGATTGGGTTTTGAACCGTTAGGTTACCGTGGTTTAGAAACTGGTTCTAGGCGCGTGGCATCACATGTCATTAAACAAAATCAG attatttttatttttgaatcagCCTATGAACCTGATAATGAAGAAATGGGAAGTTATCTTTCTCGACATGGAGATGGTGTTCGTGATATTGCTTTCAATGTTGAGAATATAGATATCATTGTAAAA atcgcAAAAGAAAGAGGAGCCGTAATAGTAAAAGACATATGGGaagaaaacgataaatatGGTACTGTAAAATTTGCTACTATAAAAACT tacgGAAACACATATCATACACTAatagatcgatcgaaatataaaggattttttttgccaggatttcaaaaattatcagaagatatattttcaaaaaattt ACCAAAAGTAGGATTAAATTTTGTGGATCACGTTGTTGGTAATCAACCTGATAAACAAATGGAACTAGTAGCAAAATG GTATGAACGATGTTTgcaatttcatcgattttgGTCAGTAGATGATACTCAATTGCATACAGAATATTCAGCTCTGCGTTCTATCGTAATGACGAATTGGGAGGAAACTGTGAAAATGCCTATAAACGAACCTGCTCCTGGCAAAAAACGTTCGCAAATTCAAGAATACGTTGAATATTATGGAGGAGCAGGAGTGCAACATATTGCTCTTAATACAAACGATATAATTACAgct ATAGAAAACTTGCGAGCTCGAGGAATGGAATTCTTGGATGTTCCAGATACTTATTATGATATGTTAAGAAATCGTTTGAAAACTAatggtataaaaattttagaagatcTTAATATACTTCag aaattaaaaattttaattgattatgatgaaaatggctatcttttacaaatatttaccaAAAATATGCAAGATCGACCAACTCTTTtcatagaaattattcaaagacATAATCATAAT GGATTTGGAGCTGGAAATTTCCAAGCACTCTTTGAAGCTATTGAAATGGAACAAGCTAAACGtggcaatttataa
- the LOC107998247 gene encoding probable nuclear transport factor 2 isoform X1, which produces MALNPQYEVIGKGFVQQYYAMFDDPAQRPNLINMYNTESSFMTFEGLQIQGAIKIMEKLTSLTFQKINRIITAIDSQPMFDGGVLINVLGRLQADEDPPHAFSQIFVLKPLGNSFFCQHDIFRLGIHDSV; this is translated from the exons ATGGCATTAAACCCCCAATATGAAGTTATCGGAAAGGGTTTCGTACAACAGTATTATGCGATGTTTGACGATCCTGCTCAAAgaccaaatttaataaatatgtataat ACCGAGTCATCTTTCATGACATTTGAGGGTTTGCAAATACAAGGTGCTATTAAAATCATGGAAAAACTAACT agtttaacatttcaaaaaataaatcggatAATAACTGCTATTGATTCACAACCAATGTTTGATGGTGGCGTACTCATTAATGTTTTAGGAAGGTTGCAG GCAGATGAAGATCCACCACATGCCTTCTCACAGATCTTTGTGTTGAAGCCACTGGGGAATTCGTTTTTCTGTCAACATGACATCTTTCGTCTTGGCATTCATGATAGTGTATGA